The following are encoded together in the Iodobacter fluviatilis genome:
- the apaG gene encoding Co2+/Mg2+ efflux protein ApaG codes for MSDSPVYSVLVHAEAFYLPEQSDEVADRYAFAYRITITNTGTAAAQLLSRHWVITDMEDRIQEVQGDGVVGEQPVLEPGQHFEYMSSASIATPVGSMQGNYRMQAADGNQFDAEIPSFVLAMPRILH; via the coding sequence ATGAGTGATTCTCCTGTTTATAGCGTGTTGGTTCACGCCGAAGCATTTTATCTTCCAGAGCAATCGGATGAGGTGGCAGACCGTTATGCCTTTGCCTACCGTATTACGATTACGAACACCGGCACCGCCGCAGCTCAGTTATTGAGCCGGCACTGGGTGATTACCGATATGGAGGATCGCATACAAGAAGTGCAAGGTGACGGAGTCGTTGGCGAGCAGCCGGTGTTAGAGCCAGGTCAGCATTTTGAATATATGAGCAGCGCCAGCATTGCAACACCTGTAGGCTCGATGCAGGGTAATTACCGGATGCAAGCTGCAGATGGTAATCAGTTTGATGCAGAAATCCCCTCGTTTGTGCTGGCCATGCCGCGCATATTGCATTAA
- a CDS encoding ABCB family ABC transporter ATP-binding protein/permease, giving the protein MTQTRRNDWQTLSTLLPYLWQYKTRVILALSLLIFAKFANVSIPLVLKEIVDGLDPKHAPLVLPLSLVLSYGALRLCASVLGEMRDAVFAKVTQGAIRKVAMQVFEHLHRLSLRFHLERQTGGMSRDIDRGTKGISFLLNFTLFNILPTLVEIFLVAAILLKKYDVWFSVITFGTIVLYIVFTLGMTEWRMHFRRTMNDMDSKANTRAVDSLLNYETVKYFNNERWEADRYNASLKVWETAAVKNQVSLSFLNAGQAIIIALGVTLLVGLAADGVVKGTMTLGDLVLVNAFLLQLYAPLNFLGFVYREIKHSLADMEKMFNLMGQNAEVKDIEAAQILNTQSASIRFDHVDFSYESNRQILHAVSFDIPAGKTVAVVGSSGAGKSTLSRLLYRFYDVSQGGISINGVDVRKLNQISLRAHIGIVPQDTVLFNDSIYYNIAYGQPSANRNEVIQAAKSAHIYEFIQSLPEGFDTLVGERGLKLSGGEKQRVAIARTILKNPPILIFDEATSALDSRTEKAIQAELKEISTNRTTLIVAHRLSTIAEADEILVMEQGEIVERGRHRDLLELGAHYARMWQLQQGDEEVSID; this is encoded by the coding sequence ATGACGCAAACTCGTCGAAATGATTGGCAAACACTGTCCACTCTTTTGCCCTATCTTTGGCAATATAAAACTCGGGTTATTTTGGCTTTATCACTGTTGATTTTTGCCAAATTTGCCAATGTCTCTATTCCCTTGGTATTAAAAGAGATTGTGGATGGTTTAGATCCTAAACATGCGCCACTGGTTTTGCCGTTGAGTCTTGTGCTTAGTTATGGCGCATTGCGGCTTTGCGCCTCAGTATTGGGTGAAATGCGCGATGCGGTGTTTGCTAAAGTCACGCAAGGCGCTATTCGTAAAGTGGCGATGCAGGTATTTGAGCATTTGCACCGTTTAAGTTTACGTTTTCATCTAGAGCGCCAAACAGGCGGAATGAGCCGTGATATTGACCGCGGCACGAAAGGGATTTCTTTTTTACTGAATTTCACCCTCTTTAATATTTTGCCAACGCTGGTCGAAATTTTTCTAGTGGCAGCTATTTTATTAAAAAAATACGATGTTTGGTTTTCGGTGATTACCTTTGGCACCATTGTTTTATATATTGTATTTACCCTTGGCATGACTGAATGGCGTATGCATTTCCGCCGCACCATGAATGATATGGATTCAAAGGCCAATACGCGTGCAGTAGATAGCTTGTTAAATTATGAAACAGTGAAGTACTTTAATAATGAGCGCTGGGAGGCCGATCGTTACAATGCTAGCCTAAAAGTATGGGAAACCGCGGCCGTTAAAAACCAAGTTTCATTGTCGTTTTTAAATGCAGGGCAAGCGATTATTATTGCGCTGGGCGTCACATTATTGGTGGGCTTGGCCGCAGATGGTGTAGTAAAAGGTACGATGACGCTGGGTGATTTAGTCTTAGTGAATGCTTTTTTATTGCAGCTCTACGCGCCACTTAATTTTCTTGGCTTTGTATATCGTGAAATCAAACATTCTTTGGCCGACATGGAGAAAATGTTTAATTTAATGGGCCAGAATGCCGAAGTTAAAGACATAGAAGCCGCACAGATATTAAATACGCAATCCGCGTCTATTCGTTTTGATCATGTTGATTTCTCTTATGAATCTAATCGGCAGATTTTGCATGCTGTGAGTTTTGATATCCCCGCAGGTAAAACGGTAGCCGTAGTTGGTAGCTCTGGCGCAGGCAAATCAACACTATCCCGATTGCTTTATCGTTTTTATGACGTGAGCCAAGGAGGGATAAGCATTAATGGTGTTGATGTGCGCAAGCTTAATCAAATTAGTTTGCGTGCGCATATTGGAATTGTGCCGCAAGATACGGTGCTCTTTAATGACAGTATTTATTACAATATTGCCTATGGCCAGCCAAGTGCTAACCGTAATGAAGTGATTCAAGCGGCTAAGTCTGCACATATATACGAGTTTATTCAATCTCTGCCAGAGGGCTTTGATACCTTGGTCGGTGAGCGCGGTCTAAAACTATCGGGCGGAGAAAAGCAGCGCGTTGCAATTGCGCGCACCATTCTTAAAAACCCACCTATTTTAATTTTTGATGAAGCCACTTCTGCACTTGATTCTCGTACTGAAAAAGCAATTCAAGCCGAGCTTAAAGAAATCTCTACAAATCGCACCACTTTAATTGTTGCCCATCGCTTATCTACAATAGCGGAAGCCGATGAAATCCTTGTTATGGAGCAAGGAGAAATCGTTGAGCGAGGCCGTCATCGCGATTTATTAGAGCTAGGTGCCCATTACGCCAGAATGTGGCAGCTGCAACAAGGCGATGAAGAGGTCAGTATCGATTAA